In the genome of Chloracidobacterium sp., one region contains:
- a CDS encoding PASTA domain-containing protein: MNKPMTVAAVPTPVVESPAMTSAVSGDRPQRATGSWLKRALWRLTFISLLVVAFIAGGVATCYFTRGERVVVPNVVGKTEREARELLEKSGLRVVVIDVPNAPEPVGTVTRQNPRAGSIVRKPFPVKINVSRAQ, translated from the coding sequence ATGAACAAACCAATGACCGTTGCCGCTGTTCCCACGCCGGTGGTAGAGTCGCCGGCTATGACGAGCGCAGTCAGCGGCGACCGACCACAACGCGCGACTGGGTCTTGGCTGAAACGCGCCCTGTGGCGGCTCACGTTTATATCCTTGCTCGTCGTAGCTTTCATTGCAGGCGGCGTCGCCACCTGTTACTTCACACGCGGCGAGCGCGTCGTCGTCCCAAACGTTGTCGGCAAAACCGAGCGAGAGGCGAGGGAGTTGTTGGAGAAAAGCGGTCTACGGGTAGTGGTGATTGATGTTCCGAATGCACCAGAGCCAGTCGGTACGGTTACACGCCAGAATCCCAGGGCGGGCAGCATCGTGCGTAAGCCCTTTCCGGTGAAAATCAACGTCAGTCGCGCGCAGTAG
- the rpe gene encoding ribulose-phosphate 3-epimerase, producing the protein MNEIKIAPSILSADFARLGEEVARIEAAGADMIHVDVMDGHYVPNLTIGPPVVAALRKVTRLPLDVHLMMTNPDAFLKDFRDAGADAISVHVEVVHHLHRTLDAIRSLGARPGVVLNPGTSLTLLDEILPFADFVLVMTVNPGFGGQRFIEAGLSKVARLRRMIEERGLRTVIEVDGGVGLHNVRALVEHGAQWLVAGSAVFGAPDPGLAVKQLRAAALGAGHAAPVGGVNT; encoded by the coding sequence ATGAACGAAATCAAAATTGCACCTTCCATCCTATCCGCCGACTTTGCCCGTTTGGGCGAAGAGGTGGCGCGCATCGAAGCGGCTGGCGCAGACATGATCCACGTAGATGTCATGGATGGGCACTATGTCCCTAATCTAACGATTGGCCCGCCGGTTGTCGCTGCGCTGCGCAAAGTCACCCGCCTGCCGCTTGACGTGCACCTGATGATGACCAACCCGGATGCCTTCCTCAAAGACTTTCGAGACGCCGGAGCGGACGCCATCTCGGTTCATGTGGAGGTTGTCCACCATCTGCACCGAACGCTTGACGCCATTCGGTCACTGGGCGCACGGCCGGGCGTCGTCCTCAATCCGGGAACATCATTGACGTTGCTGGATGAAATCCTGCCGTTTGCTGACTTTGTTTTAGTCATGACAGTCAATCCGGGGTTCGGCGGACAACGCTTCATCGAGGCCGGCCTGTCCAAAGTCGCGCGTCTCCGGCGCATGATCGAAGAACGCGGGCTCCGGACGGTGATAGAAGTAGACGGCGGCGTCGGCCTGCATAACGTGCGCGCGCTAGTTGAACACGGCGCGCAGTGGCTTGTAGCCGGCTCGGCGGTCTTTGGCGCGCCCGATCCAGGTCTAGCGGTCAAACAACTACGCGCAGCGGCGCTGGGCGCAGGTCATGCCGCCCCGGTCGGCGGCGTCAACACCTGA
- the bamD gene encoding outer membrane protein assembly factor BamD produces MLKSGFLEQTSKRGWALLVLTAFIAASLACGSPKKKVTTEEIREGRDRELYAEGLRAMRKRRYEEGRLLLSTLIGSYDSSPLLPLAKLLIADSFYREGSASSLAQADVEYREWLQFFPQHPLADDVLLKIAQIHVRQIGPANLDNTEARRAERELMRLAREYPQSKLQPQVQEYLKFTREQLGMHSLGVARLYFKQQKYVAVKGRCESIIRNYPDFTYMDEALFLHGVALTQLEDTPEAAKSFARIVREYPNSEWRDKAAEYLERFGVEVPAPAEGAEVKQVIRKSFIKRKFEEIFGPSASVSKEGVILKKDDTIDPEVEELLVSLGVRTDVVTPESTITGQGKQMQTYGQRAAASQNEATRMAATQTKSEPTPKPAAEPTPKVVEPNKKNKKSKAQPPR; encoded by the coding sequence TTGCTGAAGTCAGGGTTTCTGGAGCAAACGTCGAAGCGTGGTTGGGCCCTGCTTGTACTAACGGCGTTCATCGCCGCTTCGCTTGCCTGCGGAAGCCCAAAGAAAAAAGTGACCACTGAAGAAATCCGCGAGGGCCGCGACCGCGAACTCTACGCCGAGGGGTTGCGGGCAATGCGCAAGCGACGTTATGAGGAAGGCCGTTTGTTGTTGAGTACGCTGATTGGCAGCTACGACAGTAGTCCCTTGTTGCCTTTGGCGAAGCTGCTCATTGCCGATTCGTTCTATCGTGAAGGGAGCGCGTCCAGTCTCGCCCAAGCGGATGTCGAATACCGCGAGTGGTTACAGTTTTTCCCACAGCATCCCCTAGCCGACGACGTACTGCTCAAAATCGCTCAGATTCACGTCCGCCAGATCGGCCCGGCCAACTTGGACAACACTGAAGCGCGCCGCGCCGAGCGCGAACTGATGCGGCTGGCGCGTGAGTACCCGCAATCGAAACTCCAACCGCAGGTGCAGGAATACCTCAAGTTCACCCGCGAACAACTTGGCATGCACAGCCTTGGCGTGGCGCGGCTCTACTTCAAACAGCAGAAGTACGTCGCCGTCAAAGGACGATGTGAAAGTATCATTCGGAACTACCCGGACTTCACCTACATGGATGAAGCCTTGTTCCTGCATGGCGTGGCGCTGACGCAACTGGAGGACACGCCTGAAGCAGCGAAGTCATTCGCCCGCATTGTTCGTGAGTACCCCAACAGCGAGTGGCGCGACAAGGCGGCCGAGTATTTGGAACGCTTTGGCGTTGAAGTGCCGGCCCCGGCCGAAGGCGCGGAAGTCAAGCAAGTTATCCGTAAAAGCTTCATCAAGCGCAAGTTTGAGGAAATTTTTGGCCCCTCCGCCAGCGTGTCGAAGGAAGGCGTCATCCTGAAAAAGGACGACACGATTGATCCTGAAGTTGAGGAGTTGCTGGTTAGCTTGGGTGTCCGCACTGATGTCGTTACGCCGGAGTCCACCATTACAGGGCAAGGCAAGCAGATGCAGACCTATGGGCAGCGCGCCGCCGCGTCACAGAACGAAGCCACCCGTATGGCGGCGACCCAGACCAAGAGTGAACCGACGCCCAAACCGGCCGCCGAACCAACGCCCAAGGTTGTTGAACCTAACAAGAAGAACAAGAAATCGAAGGCTCAGCCGCCCCGATAA
- a CDS encoding M14 family zinc carboxypeptidase, translated as MRLPLRRLRVLGVRLMKHLAALLCLLLLMPLPPSFAQIPAPPPTAAVSFDFQQFGPYSPNFVSPWTTFGYEIGDFHTNYANFERILREYAAKSDRLRVFERGRTPEHRTLYTLVVSSPKNIARLDAIRADAARLADPRRLSDAEAEQLISNMPIIVWLAYSIHGNESAGFEAMLEVLYDLVASQNPTITELLEQAVVVINPCQNPDGHERFVTWYNAVGIGRPEPFAIEHREPWSIYGRLNHYLFDLNRDLVIASQIESQSAMQAFLEWHPQVCADHHGQTVNYFFPPAALPINPNINRGQADKWLDIFGRGNAAAFDRYGWQYYVRDVFDLFYPGYWDSWSSLNGATGMTYETDGGGWKGLNWRRDDETILTLRDGIARHVVASFATLQTAVAHRVERLRDYRAFFVQSIAEGRQGPLQCILFPPEGDATRRHRLVQTLLHHGVEVQTATAAFTLKAVHDYFGGVQPVREFPAGTLVVNLDQPRGRIAKALLEPDTKQDKAFIERQLEKVRRNATRGANAPKEETEFYDITAWSLPLALDVPAYWAGARPTVAMTPLHSVVTTPPPPPSSARTAYVFAYESDAAAKLALRLLQEGYRLATAVRPLRAGDRAYPRGSFILRVERNPDTLHGRLSALAAECGVEVQSVNSAYTNDGITGVGSEGVYTLRPPRIAVIAQEGVSQTSYGALWFTLTNDIGIEFTPITVETFLELRLNEFNVLILPDGSPSAYRRAFGKEGIERLKLWCREGGTLICIGGAAAFAAHKDVDLTGARLLEEDTEEEKKREPDSSADDKKLPQAETAATSGEPSRYRESGSRKAKPKDSKPEDDKPASLSASDGRPPTDAAVAKAPLPLPGAIFRATVNREHFLTFGHEQTAMPVLVSERFFRPSPTGTNVLTIEDPKPLSGFVWEGNTERFLRRTAVVIEEQLGSGHVVLFADDPHYRAIWHAQRRIFLNGLIFGPTITFSTGLR; from the coding sequence GTGCGACTTCCGCTACGGCGCTTGCGCGTGCTCGGCGTCCGTCTGATGAAACATCTTGCCGCGCTGCTTTGTCTTTTGCTCCTCATGCCGTTGCCGCCCTCGTTCGCCCAGATTCCGGCGCCGCCGCCGACGGCCGCCGTGAGCTTTGATTTTCAGCAGTTTGGTCCCTACTCGCCCAATTTCGTTTCCCCTTGGACAACCTTCGGGTACGAAATCGGCGACTTTCACACCAACTACGCCAATTTCGAGCGTATCCTGCGCGAGTATGCCGCCAAGTCAGACCGGCTGCGCGTTTTTGAACGTGGGCGTACGCCCGAACACCGGACGCTGTACACGCTCGTCGTCAGTTCCCCGAAAAACATCGCGCGGCTGGACGCCATCAGGGCCGACGCCGCCAGACTCGCCGACCCGCGCCGTCTGTCGGACGCCGAAGCTGAACAACTTATCTCAAACATGCCGATTATTGTCTGGCTTGCCTACAGCATTCACGGGAACGAATCGGCCGGCTTCGAGGCGATGCTTGAAGTTCTCTATGACCTTGTGGCGAGTCAGAATCCAACCATCACCGAACTGCTTGAGCAAGCGGTTGTCGTTATCAATCCGTGCCAGAACCCCGATGGCCATGAGCGGTTCGTGACTTGGTACAACGCCGTCGGCATTGGTCGTCCCGAACCCTTTGCTATCGAGCACCGCGAGCCGTGGAGCATTTACGGCCGCCTGAACCACTACCTGTTCGATCTCAATCGGGACCTGGTTATTGCGTCGCAGATTGAGTCGCAATCGGCGATGCAGGCGTTTCTGGAGTGGCATCCGCAGGTCTGCGCCGACCACCATGGGCAGACAGTCAACTACTTCTTTCCACCGGCGGCCCTCCCCATCAATCCTAACATCAACCGTGGGCAAGCCGATAAGTGGCTGGACATCTTTGGGCGGGGCAACGCGGCGGCGTTTGACCGCTACGGCTGGCAGTACTACGTGCGAGATGTGTTTGACCTGTTTTATCCGGGCTACTGGGATAGCTGGTCGTCGCTCAACGGGGCGACCGGTATGACGTACGAAACCGACGGCGGCGGTTGGAAGGGACTCAACTGGCGACGGGATGATGAAACGATTCTCACCTTGCGCGACGGCATTGCGCGGCATGTGGTGGCATCGTTCGCCACCCTTCAGACGGCGGTCGCCCACCGCGTTGAACGGCTGCGCGACTACCGCGCCTTCTTTGTTCAGTCCATCGCCGAAGGACGGCAGGGGCCGTTGCAATGCATTCTGTTTCCACCGGAAGGGGACGCAACGCGCCGGCATCGGCTGGTGCAGACGTTGCTCCACCACGGCGTCGAAGTGCAGACCGCGACGGCGGCGTTCACGCTCAAAGCCGTCCATGACTACTTCGGCGGCGTCCAGCCCGTACGCGAGTTTCCGGCGGGAACATTAGTGGTCAATCTTGATCAACCGCGCGGACGCATCGCCAAGGCGCTGCTTGAGCCGGACACCAAACAGGACAAGGCGTTTATCGAACGCCAACTGGAGAAGGTCAGACGGAATGCGACGCGCGGAGCCAACGCACCAAAGGAAGAAACCGAGTTTTACGACATTACAGCTTGGTCGTTGCCGCTAGCGTTGGATGTCCCGGCCTACTGGGCTGGCGCGCGTCCGACGGTCGCCATGACGCCGCTGCACTCAGTCGTGACGACGCCGCCACCGCCACCGTCATCAGCTAGAACAGCGTATGTCTTTGCCTATGAGTCAGACGCGGCGGCCAAGCTCGCCCTCCGCCTGTTACAGGAAGGGTATCGTCTAGCGACTGCCGTTCGACCGCTGCGCGCCGGCGACCGAGCTTATCCGCGCGGTTCCTTCATCCTGCGTGTCGAGCGCAATCCCGACACGCTTCACGGTCGGTTGTCGGCGCTGGCCGCCGAATGCGGCGTCGAAGTGCAATCAGTCAATTCGGCGTACACCAACGACGGCATCACCGGCGTCGGCTCTGAAGGGGTGTACACATTACGGCCGCCCCGCATCGCCGTCATCGCGCAGGAGGGTGTTAGTCAGACTTCCTACGGCGCACTGTGGTTTACGCTGACCAACGATATCGGGATTGAGTTCACCCCCATCACGGTGGAAACCTTTCTGGAGTTGCGACTAAACGAATTCAACGTCCTGATTTTGCCCGACGGCTCGCCAAGCGCATATCGGCGGGCGTTTGGCAAGGAAGGTATTGAGCGGCTCAAGCTCTGGTGTCGGGAGGGCGGAACGCTGATCTGCATAGGCGGCGCAGCCGCCTTCGCTGCTCACAAAGACGTTGACTTGACCGGCGCACGCCTGCTCGAAGAGGACACTGAAGAGGAGAAAAAGCGCGAGCCGGATTCATCGGCGGACGATAAGAAGTTGCCCCAAGCTGAGACAGCGGCTACCTCCGGCGAACCCTCCCGCTACCGGGAATCAGGCAGCAGAAAGGCCAAGCCGAAAGACAGTAAGCCGGAAGACGACAAACCTGCTTCACTGTCGGCGTCCGACGGGCGACCGCCAACTGATGCGGCTGTCGCTAAAGCGCCGCTCCCGCTGCCGGGCGCTATTTTTCGGGCGACGGTCAACCGGGAGCATTTCCTCACCTTTGGCCACGAGCAAACCGCTATGCCCGTTTTGGTCAGTGAGCGGTTTTTCCGCCCGTCGCCGACCGGTACGAACGTTCTGACCATCGAAGACCCAAAACCGCTGTCCGGTTTCGTATGGGAGGGGAATACAGAACGCTTTCTCCGCCGGACGGCGGTGGTCATTGAGGAACAGCTTGGCTCAGGTCACGTCGTATTGTTCGCCGACGACCCGCACTACCGGGCGATTTGGCACGCCCAGCGGCGTATTTTTCTCAACGGGTTGATTTTTGGCCCGACGATTACGTTCAGCACCGGCCTGCGATAG
- a CDS encoding RNA polymerase sigma factor, protein MRRITTEDALFSIEFTQPTTATPVSTDFDDAPHFSGEFGLEPGVPGLDEGCVEDAELEDAASDDLPPPTAEAEPPANVAADTFEALYRQYYRRVYAVCLRMTGNPDDAEDLTHDVFIQVLRKLSSFRGEAAFTTWLHRIAVNQVLMHFRKKSNRVESVTEEGDMPEDVTPVMIRQSQTPLVDRLALLSAVKKLPRGYRTVFILHDLKGYEHEEIGGLLGISAGTSKSQLHKARARMQELLTGARAA, encoded by the coding sequence ATGCGCCGCATAACTACGGAAGACGCTCTATTTTCAATCGAATTTACACAACCAACCACAGCAACGCCTGTTTCCACTGATTTTGATGACGCGCCGCATTTCTCCGGTGAATTTGGTCTTGAACCGGGTGTGCCCGGGTTGGATGAAGGCTGCGTGGAGGACGCCGAGCTTGAAGACGCCGCGAGCGACGACTTACCGCCCCCAACGGCGGAAGCCGAACCGCCGGCCAACGTCGCCGCCGATACGTTTGAGGCGTTGTACCGCCAGTATTACCGGCGAGTGTACGCTGTGTGTCTGCGGATGACGGGCAACCCCGACGACGCCGAAGACTTGACGCACGACGTCTTCATCCAAGTACTGCGTAAGCTCAGTAGCTTCCGGGGCGAAGCCGCCTTCACGACGTGGCTGCACCGGATCGCCGTCAATCAGGTGCTGATGCACTTCCGTAAGAAGTCAAATCGCGTCGAAAGCGTGACGGAAGAAGGCGATATGCCGGAAGACGTAACGCCGGTGATGATTCGGCAGTCGCAGACGCCGCTGGTCGACCGGCTGGCGCTGCTGTCGGCGGTGAAAAAGCTGCCGCGCGGCTACCGAACGGTGTTCATCCTCCACGACCTGAAAGGCTACGAACACGAGGAAATCGGCGGACTGCTCGGCATCAGCGCCGGTACGTCGAAGTCACAACTCCACAAAGCGCGCGCCCGTATGCAGGAGCTTCTCACCGGCGCACGCGCGGCCTAA
- a CDS encoding TatD family hydrolase, whose protein sequence is MFVDSHCHIDFYSYDDDRAEVLSRARAAGVELMLEICGGDIGRGSLDIGMRIVKSEPDVYGAVGIHPHDAAAYDPPLEAKLLDLMAHPKVVAWGEIGLDYYYDRSPRDVQRRVFARQMTLARERDLPIILHIRDADEDMAAMLRDHWVGVERPGIFHCFSGSWKLMETGVELGFHISFSGNLTFKKNHELRDIARAVPLDRLLIETDCPFLSPEPYRGKRNEPARVLEVARCLAQLHEMDIADIGRLTTANFRRLFRLESAVAPAVTRATA, encoded by the coding sequence ATGTTCGTGGATTCACACTGTCACATTGACTTCTACAGCTATGACGACGACCGCGCCGAAGTTCTCAGTCGCGCACGGGCGGCGGGCGTCGAACTAATGCTTGAAATTTGCGGCGGCGACATTGGGCGCGGCTCGCTTGACATCGGCATGCGCATCGTCAAAAGCGAACCGGACGTGTACGGCGCGGTCGGGATTCATCCGCATGACGCCGCCGCCTACGACCCGCCGCTCGAAGCGAAGCTGCTTGACCTTATGGCGCATCCAAAGGTTGTCGCGTGGGGTGAAATCGGACTGGACTACTACTACGACCGCTCGCCGCGCGACGTGCAGCGTCGTGTTTTTGCGCGGCAAATGACGCTCGCCCGCGAGCGCGACTTGCCGATCATTCTGCACATCCGCGACGCGGACGAAGACATGGCGGCGATGCTGCGCGATCACTGGGTCGGGGTGGAGCGTCCCGGTATTTTTCACTGCTTCAGCGGCTCGTGGAAGCTGATGGAAACCGGCGTCGAGCTGGGCTTTCACATCTCCTTTTCGGGCAATCTGACCTTCAAGAAGAACCACGAACTGCGCGACATCGCCCGCGCCGTTCCGCTTGACCGCTTGCTGATTGAAACCGACTGCCCGTTTTTGTCGCCGGAGCCGTATCGCGGCAAACGGAACGAACCGGCGCGCGTGCTTGAAGTCGCCCGCTGCTTGGCGCAACTGCATGAAATGGACATCGCCGACATCGGCCGGCTGACCACGGCCAACTTCCGTCGGCTCTTTCGTCTTGAAAGCGCCGTTGCGCCCGCTGTCACGCGCGCTACGGCATGA
- the guaA gene encoding glutamine-hydrolyzing GMP synthase, giving the protein MTHSELALILDFGSQYTQLIARRTRELGVYCEIVPCHTSPAEIRSRSPRALVLSGGPASVYAPDAPRCDAAVFALGVPVLGICYGLQTIAAHFGGTVAPSSRREFGAARVRRTAPSRLFEGLPEVFDVWMSHGDHVVTPPPGFTVTAQTDDALGALEDSARGLYGLQFHPEVAHTPLGRDILRNFFINIAGMRADWNMQGFIEAAVADIRARIGDGRAVCGLSGGVDSAVAAALVAEAVGDRLTCLFVDNGLLRLGEFDEVLAMFRDTLHLNVRGVAAGERFLTALAGVEDPEAKRKIIGRVFVEVFQEEAAKLGQVEFLVQGTLYPDVIESVSVKGPSAVIKSHHNVGGLPETLHLKLVEPLRELFKDEVRAVGRQLGLPEALLRRHPFPGPGLAVRIVGEVTPERVALLQRADAIVVEEIRAAGLYDDIWQAFAVLLPVRSVGVMGDERTYEHVCAVRAVTSQDGMTADWVRLPYDVLHRISSRIIAEVRGVNRVTYDISSKPPATIEWE; this is encoded by the coding sequence GTGACGCACTCCGAACTCGCTCTCATTCTTGACTTCGGCTCGCAGTACACCCAACTTATTGCCCGCCGCACCCGCGAACTTGGCGTCTATTGTGAGATTGTTCCGTGTCATACGTCGCCGGCCGAGATTCGTTCCCGGTCGCCGCGTGCGCTGGTGTTGTCCGGCGGACCAGCGTCGGTGTACGCCCCCGACGCTCCCCGGTGCGACGCCGCCGTATTCGCGCTTGGCGTGCCCGTGCTCGGTATTTGCTATGGGCTGCAAACCATCGCGGCGCACTTTGGCGGAACGGTCGCGCCATCCAGCCGACGCGAATTCGGCGCGGCGCGCGTCCGGCGAACTGCGCCAAGTCGCCTGTTTGAAGGCTTGCCGGAAGTCTTCGATGTCTGGATGAGTCACGGCGACCACGTGGTGACGCCGCCGCCCGGCTTCACCGTGACGGCGCAGACCGACGACGCGCTGGGGGCGCTTGAAGACTCCGCTCGTGGCCTCTACGGCTTGCAATTTCACCCGGAAGTCGCCCACACGCCGCTCGGACGCGACATCCTCCGCAACTTCTTCATCAACATCGCGGGTATGCGCGCCGACTGGAATATGCAGGGCTTCATTGAGGCGGCGGTGGCCGACATCCGAGCGCGCATCGGCGACGGCCGCGCCGTTTGCGGACTTTCCGGCGGTGTGGATTCAGCCGTCGCCGCCGCTCTGGTTGCCGAAGCCGTCGGCGACCGGCTGACCTGCCTCTTTGTGGACAACGGCCTGCTGCGGCTGGGCGAGTTCGACGAGGTGCTGGCGATGTTCCGCGACACGCTCCATCTGAACGTCAGGGGCGTCGCCGCCGGTGAACGGTTTTTGACGGCGCTGGCCGGCGTTGAAGACCCCGAAGCCAAGCGCAAGATCATCGGGCGCGTTTTTGTTGAGGTTTTTCAGGAGGAAGCCGCCAAGCTCGGCCAAGTGGAGTTTTTGGTCCAGGGAACACTCTACCCGGACGTAATTGAGTCGGTGTCGGTCAAAGGGCCGTCGGCGGTCATCAAAAGCCACCACAACGTTGGCGGCTTGCCGGAGACGCTGCATCTGAAGTTGGTCGAGCCGTTGCGTGAGCTGTTCAAGGACGAAGTGCGAGCGGTGGGCCGTCAACTAGGCCTCCCGGAAGCCCTGCTCCGACGGCATCCGTTTCCGGGACCGGGCTTGGCGGTGCGCATCGTCGGCGAAGTCACGCCGGAGCGCGTCGCGCTGCTGCAACGCGCCGACGCCATTGTGGTTGAAGAAATTCGCGCGGCTGGCCTCTACGACGACATCTGGCAGGCGTTTGCCGTGCTCTTGCCCGTGCGGAGCGTCGGCGTCATGGGCGACGAGCGGACGTATGAGCACGTCTGCGCCGTCCGCGCCGTGACAAGTCAGGACGGCATGACGGCTGACTGGGTACGGCTGCCCTACGATGTCCTGCACCGCATCAGCAGCCGCATCATCGCCGAGGTGCGCGGCGTCAATCGCGTAACGTACGATATTTCCTCCAAGCCTCCGGCGACCATCGAGTGGGAGTAG
- a CDS encoding VWA domain-containing protein produces the protein MTAGSMWRLLALLVALTLPPPSATAQRAPTGRLKVFERSFEAGMGRTIQVENTLGTTKVEVWGEDLVHIMATRTDGRWVDEQDIKITATPSRVTVRCMPTMGGINLKLYIPAESHVRLSAQAGSIELIGPVASATAETDTGDIAVELPRWFDADVELYSASGTATSHLSLTSYDEKSRRAVKGRLGRGGRAVIVRSGSGHIDLKSLRSSVPIAEPVATPPTVASADEIPPQPTRFPPPDDRPTDRPMTPIFGGGAQSQDDLSATYGGSSGVGRRQQRLGDELTMSGGIGVRIIPPPGTRSAPTPPGASPAQPSNNRDWPRDTTSRDDGRFSAADEALANLPRRDPLRTTPDGRPTLRRRAVDLPPDDAPDAADADTIRIDARLVNLNVIATTQDGRAVTNLTAEDFTIFDEDTRQEIAYFKPTNTPFNLVLLLDLSGSTREKIDAIRKSAWRFVELAGPQDRIAIVTFTRSVHVLCRPTNDRTLLKQRIAEMRATDGGTAYYEAMWFTLTEVLAPFQDERNAVVVMTDGVDNSISAAYPAPSRVSFRQMLEAILESGTLVYPIYLDTEEENYRNHWGETAEVYALARTQLQQVADASGATLYMASRVEDLAGVYQKIIAELRTVYSLAYYPSNAEHNNRWRRVKVVARRPGVMIRTRRGYYDR, from the coding sequence ATGACAGCTGGCAGCATGTGGCGTCTCCTCGCCTTGCTTGTAGCGCTGACCTTACCGCCACCGTCAGCGACGGCCCAGCGTGCGCCGACAGGACGGCTCAAGGTGTTTGAGCGGAGTTTTGAAGCCGGCATGGGGCGCACCATTCAGGTGGAAAACACTTTGGGGACGACTAAGGTTGAGGTGTGGGGTGAGGACCTCGTTCACATCATGGCGACGCGCACCGACGGGCGCTGGGTGGATGAACAAGACATCAAAATTACGGCGACGCCGTCACGGGTAACGGTGCGCTGTATGCCGACGATGGGCGGCATCAACCTCAAGCTCTACATCCCAGCGGAGTCGCATGTCCGACTCTCGGCGCAGGCCGGAAGTATTGAACTGATCGGCCCTGTCGCCAGCGCCACAGCCGAAACCGACACCGGTGACATCGCGGTTGAGCTGCCACGCTGGTTCGACGCCGATGTTGAACTGTATTCCGCCAGCGGTACGGCGACCAGTCATCTCAGCCTAACCAGCTACGACGAAAAAAGCCGCCGCGCCGTCAAAGGGCGGCTGGGGCGCGGTGGTCGGGCCGTCATCGTCCGGTCGGGGAGTGGTCACATTGACCTCAAGTCGCTGCGGTCAAGCGTCCCTATTGCCGAGCCGGTCGCAACACCGCCGACAGTGGCGAGCGCTGACGAGATCCCACCTCAGCCGACCCGCTTCCCTCCGCCGGATGATCGCCCGACCGATCGGCCGATGACGCCGATTTTCGGCGGCGGCGCGCAATCGCAGGATGACCTCAGCGCCACGTACGGCGGGAGCAGCGGCGTTGGACGCCGCCAACAACGCCTTGGCGATGAGCTCACTATGTCGGGCGGCATTGGGGTGCGGATCATTCCACCGCCGGGAACACGCAGCGCGCCGACGCCGCCGGGCGCTTCGCCAGCCCAGCCATCAAACAACCGTGACTGGCCACGGGACACCACCAGTCGTGACGACGGACGCTTCTCCGCAGCGGATGAAGCGCTGGCTAACCTGCCGCGTCGTGATCCACTCCGCACTACGCCGGACGGCCGCCCAACGCTCCGTCGGCGGGCGGTAGACCTCCCGCCGGACGACGCCCCCGACGCTGCGGACGCCGACACCATTCGGATTGACGCCCGCTTGGTCAACCTCAATGTCATCGCCACCACGCAGGATGGACGGGCTGTCACGAACCTGACGGCGGAAGACTTTACTATTTTCGACGAAGACACCCGGCAGGAAATCGCCTACTTCAAACCGACCAACACGCCCTTCAACTTGGTGCTGTTGTTGGACCTAAGTGGGAGTACGCGCGAAAAGATTGACGCCATCCGCAAAAGCGCATGGCGCTTTGTCGAACTGGCCGGCCCGCAGGATCGCATCGCCATTGTGACGTTCACCCGCAGCGTCCATGTGCTCTGTCGTCCGACAAACGACCGCACCCTGCTCAAGCAGCGCATTGCCGAGATGCGCGCCACGGACGGCGGGACAGCATACTACGAAGCGATGTGGTTTACGCTCACGGAAGTTCTTGCGCCGTTTCAGGATGAACGCAACGCAGTCGTCGTTATGACTGACGGTGTAGACAACAGCATCAGCGCAGCATATCCGGCCCCCTCCCGCGTGTCATTCCGGCAAATGCTTGAGGCGATCTTGGAGTCCGGGACGCTTGTCTATCCGATTTACCTTGATACCGAAGAGGAAAACTACCGCAATCACTGGGGCGAAACAGCGGAAGTTTACGCCTTGGCGCGGACACAACTCCAGCAAGTGGCGGACGCCTCTGGCGCGACGCTGTACATGGCGTCGCGGGTTGAAGACTTAGCCGGGGTGTACCAAAAGATCATTGCGGAATTGCGTACGGTGTACAGTTTGGCGTACTACCCCTCCAATGCGGAACACAACAACCGGTGGCGGCGGGTGAAGGTCGTCGCTCGGCGTCCGGGTGTGATGATTCGGACGCGACGCGGCTACTACGACCGATGA